A region of Culicoides brevitarsis isolate CSIRO-B50_1 chromosome 1, AGI_CSIRO_Cbre_v1, whole genome shotgun sequence DNA encodes the following proteins:
- the LOC134837152 gene encoding mediator of RNA polymerase II transcription subunit 31-A isoform X3, translating into MSKAAKAKAVGETEEQAKLRFQVELEFVQCLANPNYLHFLAQRGFFKETNFLNYLKYLLYWKDPEYAKYLKYPICLYFLDLLQHEHFRREIVSAQCSKFIDDQIILLWQHYTRRRTKMLTPANGFQQQDANNQVASNGTHNGVTQKPS; encoded by the exons ATGTCGAAAGCTGCCAAGGCGAAAG CTGTTGGCGAGACAGAGGAGCAGGCCAAGTTGCGATTCCAAGTCGAGCTGGAGTTTGTGCAGTGCTTAGCTAATCCGAATTATCTTCatt TTCTCGCTCAACGTGGCTTCTTCAAAGAAACAAATTTCCTCAACTACTTAAAATATCTCCTCTACTGGAAAGATCCCGAATATGCCAAATACCTCAAATACCCAATTTGCTTATATTTCCTCGATTTGCTGCAACACGAGCACTTTAGACGCGAAATTGTGAGTGCCCAATGCTCCAAATTCATTGACGACCAAATTATTCTGCTGTGGCAACATTACACTCGTCGAAGAACGAAGATGCTCACACCCGCAAACGGCTTCCAGCAACAAGACGCCAACAATCAAGTGGCCAGTAATGGCACGCACAACGGCGTGACACAGAAACCGAGttga
- the LOC134837152 gene encoding mediator of RNA polymerase II transcription subunit 31 isoform X1, translated as MSKAAKAKGKLSLMMDFSLNSAVGETEEQAKLRFQVELEFVQCLANPNYLHFLAQRGFFKETNFLNYLKYLLYWKDPEYAKYLKYPICLYFLDLLQHEHFRREIVSAQCSKFIDDQIILLWQHYTRRRTKMLTPANGFQQQDANNQVASNGTHNGVTQKPS; from the exons ATGTCGAAAGCTGCCAAGGCGAAAG GGAAATTGTCACTAATGAtggatttttctttgaattcagCTGTTGGCGAGACAGAGGAGCAGGCCAAGTTGCGATTCCAAGTCGAGCTGGAGTTTGTGCAGTGCTTAGCTAATCCGAATTATCTTCatt TTCTCGCTCAACGTGGCTTCTTCAAAGAAACAAATTTCCTCAACTACTTAAAATATCTCCTCTACTGGAAAGATCCCGAATATGCCAAATACCTCAAATACCCAATTTGCTTATATTTCCTCGATTTGCTGCAACACGAGCACTTTAGACGCGAAATTGTGAGTGCCCAATGCTCCAAATTCATTGACGACCAAATTATTCTGCTGTGGCAACATTACACTCGTCGAAGAACGAAGATGCTCACACCCGCAAACGGCTTCCAGCAACAAGACGCCAACAATCAAGTGGCCAGTAATGGCACGCACAACGGCGTGACACAGAAACCGAGttga
- the LOC134837152 gene encoding mediator of RNA polymerase II transcription subunit 31 isoform X2, with protein MSKAAKAKGKLVNSEAVGETEEQAKLRFQVELEFVQCLANPNYLHFLAQRGFFKETNFLNYLKYLLYWKDPEYAKYLKYPICLYFLDLLQHEHFRREIVSAQCSKFIDDQIILLWQHYTRRRTKMLTPANGFQQQDANNQVASNGTHNGVTQKPS; from the exons ATGTCGAAAGCTGCCAAGGCGAAAGGTAAGTTGGTCAATAGTGAAG CTGTTGGCGAGACAGAGGAGCAGGCCAAGTTGCGATTCCAAGTCGAGCTGGAGTTTGTGCAGTGCTTAGCTAATCCGAATTATCTTCatt TTCTCGCTCAACGTGGCTTCTTCAAAGAAACAAATTTCCTCAACTACTTAAAATATCTCCTCTACTGGAAAGATCCCGAATATGCCAAATACCTCAAATACCCAATTTGCTTATATTTCCTCGATTTGCTGCAACACGAGCACTTTAGACGCGAAATTGTGAGTGCCCAATGCTCCAAATTCATTGACGACCAAATTATTCTGCTGTGGCAACATTACACTCGTCGAAGAACGAAGATGCTCACACCCGCAAACGGCTTCCAGCAACAAGACGCCAACAATCAAGTGGCCAGTAATGGCACGCACAACGGCGTGACACAGAAACCGAGttga
- the LOC134834888 gene encoding deoxyhypusine hydroxylase, with protein sequence MVQFDDKSIARIGSVLNDKNRPLKERFRALFTLKNIGGPVALENIFKAFEDDSALLKHELAYCMGQMQDPQGIPMLVKVLEDVKQEPMVRHEAAEALGAIGDPKAKAILEQYCSDPVIEVAETCQIALERLKWLENRDLDKDENPYASVDPSPASSCKDIQELKKTLLDDNESLFNRYRAMFSLRNLRTDEATIALAAGLKGSSALFRHEVAFVLGQLQHECSVPYLAESLNDKNENEMVRHECAEALGAIATEECIKILEPYLKDSKRVVKESCEIALDMCEYENSPEFQYANALQVTQE encoded by the exons aTGGTACAATTTGACGACAAAAGTATCGCCAGAATCGGAAGTGTTCTAAACGACAAAAATCGCCCTTTAAAAGAACGTTTCCGGGCATTATTCACACTAAAAAATATCGGAGGACCGGTTGCACTTGAAAACATCTTCAAAGCATTCGAGGATGACTCAGCCCTACTAAAGCATGAGCTGGCTTACTGCATGGGACAAATGCAAGACCCCCAAGGAATTCCAATGCTCGTCAAAGTTCTTGAAGATGTCAAACAGGAACCgatg GTCCGTCACGAAGCTGCCGAAGCCCTCGGTGCCATCGGAGACCCCAAAGCCAAGGCAATTTTGGAACAGTATTGCTCCGATCCCGTAATTGAGGTCGCCGAAACCTGTCAGATCGCCCTCGAACGTCTCAAGTGGCTGGAAAATCGAGATTTAGACAAAGACGAGAATCCGTATGCCTCGGTAGACCCTTCGCCAGCAAGTAGTTGCAAGGATATCCAGGAATTAAAGAAAACCTTACTCGATGACAACGAAAGTTTATTCAATCGGTATCGCGCGATGTTCAGTTTACGAAATTTACGCACAGATGAAGCCACAATCGCTTTAGCGGCAGGTCTCAAAGGCAGCAGCGCGTTATTTCGACATGAAGTTGCCTTCGTTTTGGGTCAGTTGCAACACGAATGCAGTGTTCCGTACCTGGCAGAGTCCCTAAACGACAAAAATGAGAACGAAATGGTGCGACACGAATGCGCCGAGGCCTTGGGAGCGATCGCCACCGAAGAATGCATCAAAATTCTCGAGCCATATTTGAAGGACAGCAAAAGAGTCGTCAAAGAAAGTTGCGAAATTGCCTTGGATATGTGCGAATATGAGAATAGCCCGGAATTTCAGTATGCCAATGCACTGCAAGTGACTCAAGAGTAA
- the LOC134837152 gene encoding mediator of RNA polymerase II transcription subunit 31 isoform X4, whose protein sequence is MNAFGSVGETEEQAKLRFQVELEFVQCLANPNYLHFLAQRGFFKETNFLNYLKYLLYWKDPEYAKYLKYPICLYFLDLLQHEHFRREIVSAQCSKFIDDQIILLWQHYTRRRTKMLTPANGFQQQDANNQVASNGTHNGVTQKPS, encoded by the exons ATGAACGCATTCGGAT CTGTTGGCGAGACAGAGGAGCAGGCCAAGTTGCGATTCCAAGTCGAGCTGGAGTTTGTGCAGTGCTTAGCTAATCCGAATTATCTTCatt TTCTCGCTCAACGTGGCTTCTTCAAAGAAACAAATTTCCTCAACTACTTAAAATATCTCCTCTACTGGAAAGATCCCGAATATGCCAAATACCTCAAATACCCAATTTGCTTATATTTCCTCGATTTGCTGCAACACGAGCACTTTAGACGCGAAATTGTGAGTGCCCAATGCTCCAAATTCATTGACGACCAAATTATTCTGCTGTGGCAACATTACACTCGTCGAAGAACGAAGATGCTCACACCCGCAAACGGCTTCCAGCAACAAGACGCCAACAATCAAGTGGCCAGTAATGGCACGCACAACGGCGTGACACAGAAACCGAGttga